The DNA segment AGTTCCCAATGAGGGCAGTGAGTGGCCGCTAAGCAGAAAATTTGGAGTGGAAATAGAAGAGGTTTTTTCTCTGATTAAAATGTCCGCAGACTATGGCCTAAACCCTGTGGGAGTCACTTTTCATGTGGGGTCGCAGTGTAATAACATATACAACTGGAATATAGCGGTAGATAAGGCGGGGCATGTCTTTGATATGGCCTCTGCGGCAGGGATTGTGCTCAGTGTGCTTAATATCGGGGGCGGTTATCCGATAAAGTACACGAGGGACGTTCCGGGGGTTGAAAAAATTGAGCAGAATATAGATACTATTATCAGGCAAAGATTTAGTGCGGATGTGGAGATTTATCTGGAACCTGGACGCTCTATGGTAGGGGATGCAGGCATTATGGTATCAAGGGTGACGGGGAAGGCGCAGAGACTAAACGAAAAATGGCTTTATATAGATGCCGGTGTGTTTAACGGGCTAATGGAGAGCATAGGAGGGATTAAGTACAGTTATATTGTTGAAACGGCTGCACATACCGCCGCTAAGCAGCAATGGGTACTTGCCGGCCCCAGTTGTGACAGTTTTGATGTTATAGATAAAAACGTGTATCTAAATGAGCCTGAGCCCGGGGATGTGATACTTGTACTTTCCGCAGGGGCATATACGGTTTCCTATGCGTCGGAATTTAACGGCTGTGCTATTCCAAGTACTGTTATTATATAGATAAAAGGAGGTAACATTTAAAATGATAAAATTTATCGAGCAGGAACCATACTCACCGATAGCCCACACATATGAGGTGCAGAGGATTCTGCACAAGGAAAAGAGCAAATTTCAGGAACTGACGGTAATAGAGAATCCATTTTTCGGCCGTATGCTTTTGCTTGACGGCATTGTGCAGATTACAGAGCGGGATGAGTTGTTTTACCATGAGATTTTGACTCAGGTAGTGATGCACTCCCACCCTGACCCTAAGAGGGTGGTTGTAATAGGCGGGGGCGATGGG comes from the Nitrospirae bacterium YQR-1 genome and includes:
- a CDS encoding type III PLP-dependent enzyme gives rise to the protein MVKTFNIDESLAKLVDKTTFLKTLNYIDSVEVKTPVLVIDGDKLRRNVVSIGRGINNSKVFYAVKANPSTEVLGFLERTGVGFEISSMGELNMLAALGVAPQRIISSNPVKIPDFITAAYNYGIRLFSLDSPAEVKKMSALAPGSSVYMRLSVPNEGSEWPLSRKFGVEIEEVFSLIKMSADYGLNPVGVTFHVGSQCNNIYNWNIAVDKAGHVFDMASAAGIVLSVLNIGGGYPIKYTRDVPGVEKIEQNIDTIIRQRFSADVEIYLEPGRSMVGDAGIMVSRVTGKAQRLNEKWLYIDAGVFNGLMESIGGIKYSYIVETAAHTAAKQQWVLAGPSCDSFDVIDKNVYLNEPEPGDVILVLSAGAYTVSYASEFNGCAIPSTVII